In Zingiber officinale cultivar Zhangliang chromosome 6A, Zo_v1.1, whole genome shotgun sequence, a single genomic region encodes these proteins:
- the LOC121993922 gene encoding uncharacterized protein LOC121993922 isoform X1 has protein sequence MGDALLPLPPPNPFLFGSSALDDSYRPLPSIYLVFLSIWAVSTFTWTVNTWRNKFFQTNHLQWMLASVPVIKSLQLALSFSFWYSCINLQICSLWMSFGVYVTGILFQTASFVSFMLISHGYCIIYERLSVHERRKTAALGCILYLTLVGYKAAVPYFTVLILLNYSLSFYMIFHHISQNIIVLHEQLNYIEDEDTMHNALHTKFIMFKKFQAAMQFVALVEVMIYLNVDETLDNYWFRLLVREWAQCCIFLYIGWTFRTQEMSPQFSVMPTLKCKWEMRVPPVYSIEMDASDFNNLVSQEWHVGVPTSTPCSSKGKSFNPLPVIVQNPRSPSKHPAAALQRSNIKSSFSTNTSQHVEAQV, from the exons ATGGGAGATGCTCTGCTTCCTTTGCCTCCGCCTAATCCCTTCCTGTTCGGGTCGTCGGCCTTGGATGATTCCTACAGGCCACTGCCTTCGATCTACCTCGTGTTTCTGTCGATTTGGGCCGTCTCCACCTTCACCTGGACCGTCAACACATGGAGGAACAAGTTTTTCCAG ACAAACCATCTGCAGTGGATGCTGGCTTCTGTTCCTGTTATAAAATCTTTGCAGCTGGCGCTTTCATTTTCATTTTG GTATTCTTGCATAAACCTTCAGATATGCTCATTGTGGATGTCATTTGGGGTGTATGTAACTGGAATACTCTTTCAAACAGCCTCTTTTGTATCATTTATGCTCATTTCTCATGGTTACTGCATCATCTATGAGCGGCTTTCAGTACATGAACGACGTAAAACTGCTGCTTTGGGCTGCATCCTCTATCTCACCCTTGTTGGTTACAAGGCTGCTGTGCCTTATTTTACA GTATTAATTCTGCTGAATTATTCCTTGTCATTCTACATGATCTTCCACCATATCTCCCAGAATATCATAGTCTTGCACGAACAACTGAATTATATAGAGGATGAAGATACAATGCACAATGCTTTGCATACAAAGTTCATAATGTTCAA GAAATTTCAAGCTGCAATGCAATTTGTAGCattggtagaagttatg atttatttgaaTGTCGATGAGACGTTGGACAACTATTGGTTCCGTTTGCTAGTACGGGAATGGGCTCAATGTTGCATCTTCCTGTACATTGG GTGGACTTTTAGGACGCAAGAAATGTCGCCTCAGTTTTCTGTTATGCCTACCTTGAAGTGTAAATGGGAGATGAGAGTGCCTCCTGTATATAGCATA GAAATGGATGCTTCTGATTTCAACAATTTGGTATCTCAAGAATGGCATGTTGGTGTG CCAACTTCAACTCCTTGTTCCAGTAAAGGAAAATCCTTCAATCCCTTGCCGGTTATAGTGCAAAATCCACGATCCCCCAGCAAACACCCTGCGGCAGCACTGCAAAGGTCCAACATCAAGAGTTCTTTTTCAACAAATACGAGTCAGCATGTTGAGGCTCAAGTTTAG
- the LOC121993922 gene encoding uncharacterized protein LOC121993922 isoform X2 — protein MEEQVFPEQTNHLQWMLASVPVIKSLQLALSFSFWYSCINLQICSLWMSFGVYVTGILFQTASFVSFMLISHGYCIIYERLSVHERRKTAALGCILYLTLVGYKAAVPYFTVLILLNYSLSFYMIFHHISQNIIVLHEQLNYIEDEDTMHNALHTKFIMFKKFQAAMQFVALVEVMIYLNVDETLDNYWFRLLVREWAQCCIFLYIGWTFRTQEMSPQFSVMPTLKCKWEMRVPPVYSIEMDASDFNNLVSQEWHVGVPTSTPCSSKGKSFNPLPVIVQNPRSPSKHPAAALQRSNIKSSFSTNTSQHVEAQV, from the exons ATGGAGGAACAAGTTTTTCCAG AGCAGACAAACCATCTGCAGTGGATGCTGGCTTCTGTTCCTGTTATAAAATCTTTGCAGCTGGCGCTTTCATTTTCATTTTG GTATTCTTGCATAAACCTTCAGATATGCTCATTGTGGATGTCATTTGGGGTGTATGTAACTGGAATACTCTTTCAAACAGCCTCTTTTGTATCATTTATGCTCATTTCTCATGGTTACTGCATCATCTATGAGCGGCTTTCAGTACATGAACGACGTAAAACTGCTGCTTTGGGCTGCATCCTCTATCTCACCCTTGTTGGTTACAAGGCTGCTGTGCCTTATTTTACA GTATTAATTCTGCTGAATTATTCCTTGTCATTCTACATGATCTTCCACCATATCTCCCAGAATATCATAGTCTTGCACGAACAACTGAATTATATAGAGGATGAAGATACAATGCACAATGCTTTGCATACAAAGTTCATAATGTTCAA GAAATTTCAAGCTGCAATGCAATTTGTAGCattggtagaagttatg atttatttgaaTGTCGATGAGACGTTGGACAACTATTGGTTCCGTTTGCTAGTACGGGAATGGGCTCAATGTTGCATCTTCCTGTACATTGG GTGGACTTTTAGGACGCAAGAAATGTCGCCTCAGTTTTCTGTTATGCCTACCTTGAAGTGTAAATGGGAGATGAGAGTGCCTCCTGTATATAGCATA GAAATGGATGCTTCTGATTTCAACAATTTGGTATCTCAAGAATGGCATGTTGGTGTG CCAACTTCAACTCCTTGTTCCAGTAAAGGAAAATCCTTCAATCCCTTGCCGGTTATAGTGCAAAATCCACGATCCCCCAGCAAACACCCTGCGGCAGCACTGCAAAGGTCCAACATCAAGAGTTCTTTTTCAACAAATACGAGTCAGCATGTTGAGGCTCAAGTTTAG